The Streptosporangiales bacterium genome segment CCGAGCGCGCCGGCCTGGATCGTCGTCCTGGCCGGGTACGGGCTGTCGAAGAACTCCTCGAACGCCTGGTTCATCCCGGCGTAGTCGCCGAAGTCGGTCAGGTAGACGTTCAGCTTCACCACCGAGGTTCGGTCGACCTCGCGGGTGGCGAGCACCGCCTCCATATTCTCCAGGCACTGCCGGGTGGCCGCCACGATGTCGCCGTCGACGATCTCGCCGCCCGGCGCGCGGGCGACCATGCCGGACACGTGCAGCCAGCCGACGGCGACCACGCCGTGCGAGAGCGGCACCTTCGGTGCGGCCATCGTGTCGGCATTGAACCTGTCCAGGGTCATCTCCTCACCGCCTTTAAATCTGCGTTGTCGGGACTCAGTTCTCGAGCTGGGTGCGGACCGCGCGCACCAGGTCCGCGGTGCTAAGCACGCGGCGGTTCTCCTCGGCGGTCTCCTTCAACGACTCGACCAGGCGCCCCACGTCGAGCTCGGTGGCGTCGACGCGCAGCGCCGCCAGCAGGTGCTCCACGGCGTGCCGGCCGGAGGTCTTGCCGAGCACGAGGTTGGAACCGCGGCCGACCTGCTCCGCCTCGACCGGCTGGGCGGCCAGCGGCGACTTGATGTAGCCGCTGATCGAGATGCCGGACACGTGCCGGAACGAGTTCTTGCCGATGATCGCGCGGTTGTTCTGCAACTGCAGCCGCATCAGCTCGGCCGCCCGGATGAAGCTCTGGCCGAGCCGGTCGACGGCCAGCCCGGTCTTCACCCCGAGCAGCACCTCCAGCGCCGCGGCCACCTCCTCGGTCGCCGTGTTGCCCGCCCGCTCGCCGACCCCGGCGATGCTGGACGACACGGCCTCGGCGCCGGCCTCGACCGCGGCGACCGCGTTCGCCGTGGCCAGGCCGAAGTCGTCGTGGAAGTGCACCTCAATCGGCAGCCCGAACTCGTCGGTGCACCACCGGACCAGGTCGGCGACCACCTTCGGAGTGCCGACGCCGACGGTGTCGACGATCCGGATGCCGTCGATGAGCCCCTGCCGGTTCAGCTCGCCGTACACCGCCCGCAGGTCCTCCCGGTCCGTGCGCAGGGTGTCGTAGGCACTGGCGAACGTGACCAAGCGGCGCTCCTTGGCCGCGGTGTGTGCCGTGACCGCGGCGTCGATCATCTGGTCGACCGACCAGCCGAACTTGGTGGTCAGCTGGTGCGGGCTGACCGGGCTGGAGACCACCACCCCCCACAGGCCACAGTCGGCGGCCATGGCGATGTCGCCGGTCCTGGCCCGGCAGACGCCGAGGGTCTCCGGGATGGCCCCGCTCTCCACCACCGCGGCGATCGCCTCGCGCTCACCGGAGGACACCGCGGGGGTGCCGATCTCGGCCCGCCGAGCCCCCACGTCTCGCAGGATCTTCGCGATCGCCACCTTCTCCGGGGCGCCGAGCACGACGCCCGGCTGCTGCTCTCCCTCACGCAACGTGCAGTCGCTGATCAACACGGTTCCTCGATCCCTTCCGCTGCCCGGCTCGGTCCGGCCGCACGCTCACCGCACCAGCCAGGACTCGTTGAGCAGCTTGTTCAGCCGGGCCACCTGCTCGTGAACGTCCCGCCCCATCACCACGAGCCCCAGCTCTTCCACCGGCAGCCGGGCCGCGGCGTTCAGGCCGTCGAGCACCTGGTCCTCGGTACCGGCGATGGCGAAGTCACGCAGCACCTCGACCGGCAGTTCCTCGCCGTGCCGGCTCTCGTGCGACATGTGGTGGGAGAAGTCGTAGCCTGCGCGGATCCGCTTCCGGACCGCGTCCACCTCCTGGCTGGTGTCGAACGCCAGCGGGTGCCGCAGGATCGAGGCCACCCACGGCCGCACGTCCGCCCAGGCGCGCTCCTCCTCGTCG includes the following:
- a CDS encoding RidA family protein — protein: MTLDRFNADTMAAPKVPLSHGVVAVGWLHVSGMVARAPGGEIVDGDIVAATRQCLENMEAVLATREVDRTSVVKLNVYLTDFGDYAGMNQAFEEFFDSPYPARTTIQAGALGIGQVELDAVAYLGE